The following proteins are co-located in the Cetobacterium sp. NK01 genome:
- the hutI gene encoding imidazolonepropionase — translation MNADLIIYNIGQLVTGKELPLKENESPMENIEILENGYIAISGNEIMTVGHGEVPSKLIKFTTKLVDAEGCVVVPGMIDSHTHLVHGGSRENEFLDKIQGVPYIDILKKGGGILSSVKATKELSEDELLDKAKKTLRTMLSFGVTTVESKSGYGLDNETELKQLRVNERLNHEQEIEIVSTFMGAHALPQEYRDKRDEYIQKVIDLLPIIKERNLAEFFDVFCEEGVFSNEESKRMYLEAQKYGFKLRIHADEIVNTKGAELAKELNMYSADHLMAISQEGIEALKNSKTIANILPGTSFSLGKNYAPARKMIDEGVQVALSTDYNPGSCPTENLQLIMQIAALKLKMKPKEIFKAVTINAAKSIGREKRIGSIEEGKKADFVMFDAKNIEYILYHFGVNHTKKVFKNGCLVFKK, via the coding sequence ATGAATGCAGATTTAATAATTTACAACATAGGTCAATTAGTTACTGGAAAAGAATTGCCATTAAAAGAGAATGAAAGTCCGATGGAAAATATAGAGATTTTAGAAAATGGATATATAGCTATTTCAGGAAATGAAATAATGACAGTTGGTCATGGAGAAGTTCCATCGAAATTGATAAAATTTACAACAAAACTAGTTGATGCAGAAGGATGTGTAGTAGTTCCAGGAATGATAGACTCTCATACTCACCTAGTGCACGGAGGCTCTAGAGAAAATGAATTTTTAGATAAAATTCAAGGGGTTCCATATATAGATATTTTAAAAAAGGGGGGAGGAATTTTAAGCAGTGTAAAAGCAACGAAAGAATTATCAGAGGATGAGCTTTTAGATAAGGCAAAAAAAACATTAAGAACAATGCTTTCTTTTGGAGTTACAACTGTGGAATCTAAAAGTGGATATGGACTTGATAATGAGACAGAATTAAAGCAATTAAGAGTTAACGAGCGATTAAACCATGAGCAAGAAATAGAAATTGTATCAACGTTTATGGGAGCCCACGCATTACCCCAAGAATATAGAGATAAACGGGATGAGTATATACAAAAAGTAATTGATTTATTACCAATAATAAAAGAAAGAAATTTAGCTGAATTTTTTGATGTATTTTGTGAGGAGGGAGTATTTTCCAATGAGGAAAGTAAAAGAATGTACTTAGAAGCTCAAAAATATGGATTTAAATTAAGAATACATGCAGATGAAATTGTGAATACCAAGGGAGCTGAGTTAGCAAAAGAATTAAATATGTACTCTGCTGATCATTTAATGGCAATAAGTCAAGAGGGAATAGAGGCTTTAAAAAATAGCAAAACAATCGCAAATATTTTACCAGGGACATCATTTAGTTTAGGTAAAAATTATGCTCCTGCAAGAAAAATGATAGATGAAGGAGTACAGGTTGCTTTATCTACAGATTACAATCCAGGATCATGTCCAACAGAAAATCTGCAGTTAATTATGCAAATAGCAGCATTAAAATTAAAAATGAAACCTAAAGAGATTTTTAAAGCAGTGACAATAAATGCTGCAAAGTCCATTGGAAGAGAAAAGAGAATTGGATCTATCGAGGAGGGAAAAAAGGCTGATTTTGTAATGTTTGATGCAAAAAATATAGAGTATATTTTATATCATTTTGGAGTAAATCATACAAAAAAAGTTTTTAAAAATGGATGCTTAGTTTTTAAAAAATAG
- the ftcD gene encoding glutamate formimidoyltransferase yields MKKLVQCVPNYSEGKDLEKIEKIAAPFKKNKNIKFMGCEPDADYNRTVITVIGEPEDIIKAVVESVGIATELIDMNTQKGEHLRMGATDVIPFIPIKDITMAECVEISKIVAQKIWEEYRVPIFLYEESATAQNRVSLPSIRKGEYEGMKEKLKIEEWKPDFGERAPHPTAGVTAVGGRMPLIAFNINLDTTNINIAKEISKAIRFSSGGFRFIQAGPAEMKEKGIVQVTMNIKDYKKNPIYRVFEAVKMEARRYGVNVLGSEIIGAVPMEALSDSIEYYLGLDGFKVDKIIENELLK; encoded by the coding sequence ATGAAAAAATTAGTTCAGTGTGTTCCAAATTATAGTGAAGGAAAGGATTTGGAAAAGATAGAAAAAATAGCAGCACCGTTTAAAAAAAATAAAAATATAAAATTTATGGGATGTGAACCAGATGCAGATTACAATAGAACTGTAATAACTGTGATAGGTGAGCCTGAAGATATAATAAAAGCTGTAGTAGAGTCTGTAGGAATAGCTACAGAATTAATAGATATGAATACTCAAAAAGGAGAACATTTAAGAATGGGAGCAACAGACGTTATTCCATTTATTCCTATAAAAGATATAACAATGGCTGAATGTGTAGAGATTTCAAAAATAGTAGCTCAAAAAATTTGGGAAGAGTATAGAGTACCAATATTTTTATATGAAGAATCTGCAACAGCTCAAAATAGAGTTTCTCTTCCTTCTATTAGAAAAGGTGAGTATGAAGGGATGAAAGAAAAGTTAAAGATAGAAGAATGGAAACCAGATTTTGGAGAGAGAGCACCTCATCCAACAGCAGGAGTTACAGCTGTTGGAGGGAGAATGCCATTAATAGCATTTAATATAAATTTAGATACAACAAATATAAACATAGCTAAAGAGATATCTAAAGCTATAAGATTTTCAAGTGGTGGATTTAGATTTATTCAGGCTGGACCAGCTGAAATGAAGGAAAAAGGGATTGTTCAAGTTACTATGAATATAAAAGATTATAAAAAAAATCCAATCTATAGAGTTTTTGAAGCTGTTAAGATGGAAGCTAGAAGATACGGAGTTAATGTTCTTGGAAGTGAAATAATAGGCGCAGTTCCGATGGAAGCACTTTCTGATTCAATTGAATACTATCTGGGATTAGATGGATTTAAAGTTGACAAAATAATCGAAAATGAATTGTTGAAATAA
- a CDS encoding [FeFe] hydrogenase, group A, giving the protein MNKKQNLLRTTLGSVFMESDLMGGLVGENRLITISGKVNNPGIYEIPENATLKDILDIAGGMKNGKDFKAAQFGLPFGGFATKESLNEIVDFDHFFDSKHPKALIVLSNESCVVQFAKYYIEFILGKLSKGEYREYLIAKFEIERSWRVLDRISKGKGNMRDLYLLRQLSKNIKETTQQKHNLIEEAIDAFYHEFEEHIEEHRCYTGECPQLVKFRITSKCIGCTACARVCPVHCIEGKIKERHRIDIERCTHCGQCVAACPVNAINEGDNSLKFLRDLSTPGKIVITQMAPAVRVALGEAFGFEAGVNIEKKINGALRMLGVDYVFDTTWAADLTIMEEATEFQQRLEAFFKGDDNVRLPILTSCCPAWVKFIEQSYPDMLDVPSTVKSPMQIFSTIAKDIWAKEKGYKRDEVTTVAIMPCLAKKYEAARDEFSRGDNYDTDYVITTRELIKILKETEIDLNAVEEEEFDNPLGEYSGAGIIFGRTGGVIEAATRSTIEMITGERIDNIEFEALRGWDGFRSCDLTIGHIELRIGIAHGLEEAKKMLDKIRSGEEFYHAIEIMACKGGCIGGGGQPKAIKKQETLEKRAQGLNNIDTASEYRRSHENPQVLAIYEKYLDYPLSRKAHELLHTKYFPKIKTHR; this is encoded by the coding sequence ATGAACAAGAAACAAAACTTACTTAGAACAACTTTAGGTTCTGTCTTTATGGAAAGTGATCTTATGGGAGGCCTTGTAGGAGAGAATAGGCTTATTACAATCTCTGGTAAAGTTAATAACCCTGGAATTTATGAAATTCCTGAAAATGCAACTCTAAAGGATATTTTAGATATTGCTGGTGGTATGAAAAACGGTAAAGACTTCAAAGCGGCTCAATTTGGTTTACCTTTTGGTGGGTTCGCAACAAAAGAGTCTTTAAATGAAATTGTTGATTTTGATCATTTTTTTGATTCAAAGCATCCAAAAGCATTGATAGTTTTATCTAATGAAAGCTGTGTTGTCCAATTTGCAAAATATTATATTGAGTTTATTTTAGGAAAATTATCTAAAGGAGAATACAGAGAATATCTTATTGCTAAATTTGAAATAGAGAGATCTTGGAGGGTTTTAGATAGAATTTCTAAAGGTAAAGGAAATATGAGAGATTTGTATCTTTTAAGACAACTATCTAAAAATATAAAAGAAACTACTCAACAAAAACACAATCTTATTGAAGAAGCTATTGATGCTTTTTATCACGAATTTGAAGAACATATTGAAGAACATAGATGCTATACTGGAGAGTGTCCACAACTTGTTAAATTTAGAATAACAAGCAAATGTATTGGATGTACTGCTTGCGCTAGAGTTTGTCCTGTTCATTGTATCGAGGGAAAAATAAAAGAAAGACATCGTATTGACATTGAAAGATGCACTCATTGCGGTCAATGTGTTGCTGCCTGTCCTGTAAATGCCATCAATGAGGGTGATAACAGTTTAAAATTCTTAAGGGATCTTTCGACTCCAGGAAAAATAGTAATTACACAAATGGCTCCTGCTGTTAGAGTAGCTTTAGGAGAAGCTTTTGGATTTGAAGCTGGTGTTAATATTGAGAAAAAAATTAATGGTGCTTTAAGAATGCTTGGAGTTGACTATGTATTTGACACTACATGGGCTGCTGATTTGACTATTATGGAAGAAGCTACTGAATTTCAACAAAGACTAGAAGCTTTCTTTAAAGGTGATGACAATGTTAGACTTCCTATTCTTACATCTTGTTGTCCTGCTTGGGTTAAATTTATAGAACAAAGCTATCCCGACATGTTAGATGTTCCTTCAACTGTTAAATCCCCTATGCAAATTTTTTCAACTATTGCTAAAGATATTTGGGCTAAAGAAAAAGGTTATAAAAGAGATGAAGTAACTACAGTTGCTATTATGCCTTGTTTAGCTAAAAAATATGAAGCTGCAAGAGATGAATTCTCTAGAGGAGATAATTATGATACTGATTATGTTATTACTACTAGAGAATTAATCAAGATTCTAAAAGAAACTGAGATAGATTTAAATGCTGTTGAAGAAGAAGAGTTTGATAATCCATTGGGTGAATACTCTGGTGCAGGTATTATTTTCGGTAGAACCGGAGGAGTTATTGAGGCTGCTACAAGATCTACTATTGAAATGATTACAGGTGAGAGAATCGATAATATTGAATTTGAAGCCTTAAGAGGTTGGGATGGATTTAGAAGTTGTGATCTAACAATTGGACATATAGAACTTAGAATCGGTATTGCTCACGGACTTGAAGAAGCTAAAAAAATGCTTGATAAAATTAGAAGTGGTGAAGAATTCTATCACGCTATAGAAATTATGGCATGTAAAGGTGGATGTATTGGTGGTGGTGGTCAACCTAAAGCCATCAAAAAACAAGAAACACTTGAAAAAAGAGCACAAGGTCTTAATAATATAGATACAGCTTCTGAATATAGAAGATCTCATGAAAATCCTCAAGTACTAGCAATTTATGAAAAGTATCTAGATTATCCTTTAAGTAGAAAAGCTCATGAACTTTTACATACTAAGTACTTTCCGAAAATAAAAACACACAGATAA
- a CDS encoding cyclodeaminase/cyclohydrolase family protein codes for MKLVDLSVNDFLNIVDSKSPAPGGGSVSALVSALGCTLGRMVAHLTFDKKKFKELPEWEQKNFKSAFDELNDCRRILEELIDKDTVAYNLVMAGYKLPKETEDEIKIRRITIENNLKLAIETPLEICKISEKTLKLLKIILKYGNKNAITDLGVSTILLYSGIEGGILNVKINLSSLNDEIFKMETLNQLERILISSKEIKDEILNVVNDSV; via the coding sequence ATGAAGTTAGTAGATTTATCGGTCAATGATTTTTTAAATATAGTAGATTCAAAAAGTCCAGCCCCTGGTGGAGGATCAGTATCTGCTTTAGTATCTGCACTAGGATGCACTTTAGGACGAATGGTTGCTCATTTAACTTTTGATAAAAAAAAATTTAAGGAATTACCTGAATGGGAGCAAAAAAATTTTAAATCTGCTTTTGACGAGCTTAATGATTGTAGAAGAATACTAGAAGAATTAATTGATAAAGATACAGTAGCATATAACCTAGTTATGGCAGGATATAAACTTCCTAAAGAAACAGAAGATGAAATAAAAATAAGAAGAATAACAATAGAAAATAATTTAAAATTAGCTATTGAAACACCTTTAGAAATTTGTAAAATTTCAGAAAAAACTTTAAAATTATTAAAAATTATATTAAAATATGGAAATAAAAATGCAATTACAGATTTGGGTGTATCTACAATATTATTATATTCGGGGATAGAGGGTGGAATTTTAAATGTTAAGATAAACTTAAGTAGTTTAAACGATGAGATATTTAAAATGGAAACTTTAAATCAGTTAGAAAGAATCTTGATATCTTCAAAGGAGATTAAGGATGAAATTTTGAATGTAGTTAATGACAGTGTATAG
- a CDS encoding Gfo/Idh/MocA family protein, with amino-acid sequence MVKIAIIGTSKISHEFAQAVEKVKDCQLKAVYSRSYEKGYEFAKNYKVDDIIVDFKELCNRKDIDMVYIASPNSLHFEQSLKLLENKKHILCEKPMGVTEQEVEEMYRVAYKNKMTLMEAMKNTFLPNFKIIKKSLDKIGPLRGFIGNFCQYSSRYDNLKNGELTNIFDPKFGGGANLDIGVYPLYFALKLFGNPLKSEKVEYILDSGVSGIGTVILEYENMVASIVYSKITNSYIGSEIQGEKGSIVITGISNIENVKIYYKNGEIEDISVPQEENSMIYELQEFLQLIKLGKVESEINTKEISKEVIKILRSN; translated from the coding sequence ATGGTAAAAATAGCGATTATTGGAACAAGTAAAATATCTCATGAATTTGCCCAAGCAGTCGAAAAAGTGAAAGATTGTCAACTTAAAGCAGTATATTCTAGAAGTTATGAAAAAGGTTATGAGTTCGCTAAAAATTATAAAGTGGATGATATAATTGTAGATTTTAAAGAACTTTGTAATAGAAAAGATATAGATATGGTTTATATAGCTAGTCCTAACTCATTACATTTTGAGCAAAGTTTAAAACTATTAGAGAATAAAAAACATATTTTGTGTGAAAAACCAATGGGAGTAACTGAACAAGAAGTAGAAGAAATGTATAGAGTTGCATACAAAAATAAAATGACATTAATGGAAGCAATGAAAAATACATTTTTGCCAAATTTTAAAATAATAAAAAAAAGTTTAGATAAAATTGGACCTCTAAGAGGTTTTATAGGAAATTTTTGTCAATATTCATCGAGATACGATAATTTAAAAAATGGAGAGTTAACAAATATTTTTGATCCAAAATTTGGTGGAGGAGCAAACTTAGATATTGGAGTTTATCCATTGTATTTTGCTTTGAAACTTTTTGGAAATCCTCTAAAGAGTGAAAAAGTAGAGTATATTTTAGATAGTGGAGTATCTGGAATAGGAACTGTAATTTTAGAATATGAAAATATGGTAGCTTCAATTGTATATTCTAAAATAACAAATAGTTATATAGGGAGTGAGATTCAAGGAGAAAAAGGATCTATTGTAATAACAGGTATATCAAATATAGAAAATGTTAAAATTTATTATAAAAATGGAGAGATAGAGGATATAAGTGTACCTCAAGAAGAAAATAGTATGATTTATGAATTGCAAGAATTTTTACAATTAATAAAATTAGGAAAAGTTGAATCAGAAATTAATACGAAAGAGATATCCAAAGAGGTTATAAAAATATTAAGAAGTAATTAA
- a CDS encoding Na+/H+ antiporter family protein produces MIFNPVILSVTTMIVLSLLKLNVILAILVAALVAGATSGIGVNETMRTLIGGMGGNSETALSYILLGTLAVAINSTGVAALLSKKISKVVSGKKWILALIIAVIACFSQNLIPVHIAFIPILIPPLLKLMDSLKMDRRSMACSLTFGLKMPYIVLPVGFGLIFHGIIRDQIVSNGMNIELNQVWKATWILGIAMLIGLLIAIFASYSKPREYKNLSIGGIHEDVPEKMELKHWYTLISAIIAFGIQLYTGSLPLGAIVAIGFMLATKVIRWNEIDGLISGGIGIMGLIAFIMLVAAGYGSVIRETGAIAPLVQGVVGVVGGSKLMGSFVMLLVGLFVTMGIGTSFGTIPILAAIYVPLCMELGISPMGTIVLIACAGALGDAGSPASDSTLGPTAGLNADGQHDHIRDTCIPTFMHYNIPLIIAGVIGGVLF; encoded by the coding sequence ATGATTTTTAATCCAGTAATACTTTCGGTTACTACTATGATTGTACTAAGTTTATTAAAATTAAATGTAATTCTAGCAATATTAGTGGCAGCTTTGGTAGCAGGAGCAACTTCGGGAATAGGTGTTAATGAAACTATGAGAACTTTAATAGGAGGGATGGGAGGAAACTCTGAAACAGCTTTAAGTTATATTCTTTTGGGTACTTTAGCAGTAGCTATTAATAGTACAGGAGTAGCAGCTTTATTATCAAAAAAGATTTCTAAAGTAGTAAGTGGGAAAAAATGGATACTAGCTTTAATAATAGCTGTAATAGCTTGTTTTTCTCAAAACTTAATACCAGTTCATATAGCTTTTATTCCAATTTTAATACCTCCTTTATTAAAGTTAATGGATAGTTTAAAAATGGATAGAAGATCAATGGCATGTTCGCTAACATTTGGATTAAAAATGCCGTATATTGTCCTTCCAGTAGGTTTTGGTTTAATATTCCATGGAATAATAAGAGATCAAATTGTAAGTAATGGAATGAATATAGAACTAAATCAAGTTTGGAAAGCAACTTGGATTCTAGGAATTGCTATGCTAATTGGACTTTTAATTGCAATTTTTGCAAGTTATAGTAAACCAAGAGAGTACAAAAATTTATCAATAGGAGGAATCCATGAAGATGTTCCAGAAAAAATGGAACTAAAACATTGGTACACGTTAATATCTGCAATTATAGCTTTTGGAATACAACTATATACAGGTTCATTACCATTGGGAGCTATTGTAGCAATAGGATTTATGCTGGCTACAAAAGTTATTAGATGGAATGAAATTGATGGGTTGATAAGTGGTGGTATTGGAATAATGGGATTAATAGCTTTTATCATGCTAGTTGCTGCAGGTTACGGAAGTGTAATAAGAGAAACTGGAGCTATAGCACCATTAGTTCAAGGAGTTGTAGGAGTTGTAGGTGGAAGCAAATTGATGGGGTCTTTTGTAATGTTATTAGTTGGATTATTTGTAACAATGGGAATAGGAACTTCTTTTGGGACAATACCAATTTTGGCAGCAATCTATGTACCATTATGTATGGAGTTAGGTATATCTCCAATGGGAACAATTGTATTAATAGCGTGTGCTGGTGCTTTAGGGGATGCAGGCTCTCCAGCTTCGGATTCAACGTTGGGACCTACAGCAGGATTAAATGCTGATGGCCAACATGATCATATAAGGGATACTTGTATTCCAACATTTATGCATTATAACATACCACTTATTATAGCAGGAGTTATTGGAGGAGTATTATTTTAA
- a CDS encoding DUF4403 family protein, with protein sequence MKTKNFFYFLTLGLLINSNIYTEDTSSKIDIDITMKKSIVENIINNQLPYTIEDTGSGNQIFNGNKNNILGMGLDILGAVDKKFSQFSESFVWAYKINRSPISFSAQEQEIQAITDISGLFKASWSRQSQSTEIALNGTAGINSIVSISPNWQINANSKPFLNISNNDLPLTLNIYGLSFKTDINIGDSLEKSVVSKLRKATNELDSKIQSFDLRSLVEKYWLKFKEPILVNPEYNLWLTVNPKSARYSNLVTTQDQLGIKVGTDTDLHLYFGEKPSPVNLTTLPSMNFGFVNDSFNIILPVSASYKSLNEIINKNLDNKEFKIFSGVSSIVKNITLSSETSTLNAVTDFSLNIFGFLNPTGTIKANVKPSFDQNTGTLVGNNFDYSLETNSFILKFVNSIFKNKIKETIQNKYLSFNSTSEIKLAQNYLQQKVENIELEKNVHLKSSINTFKIINLDINNDFISITFNTTGKSSLEISE encoded by the coding sequence ATGAAAACTAAAAACTTTTTTTATTTTTTAACTTTAGGTTTATTAATAAATTCAAATATTTATACTGAAGATACTTCTTCTAAAATCGATATTGATATTACTATGAAAAAATCTATTGTTGAAAATATTATTAACAATCAACTTCCATACACTATTGAAGATACAGGTTCTGGTAATCAAATCTTTAATGGAAATAAAAATAATATCTTAGGTATGGGATTAGACATTCTTGGAGCTGTAGATAAAAAGTTTTCACAATTTTCCGAATCTTTTGTTTGGGCATATAAAATAAATCGTTCACCTATTAGTTTTTCTGCACAAGAACAGGAAATTCAAGCCATAACTGATATCAGCGGTTTATTTAAAGCAAGCTGGAGTAGACAAAGTCAGAGTACAGAGATTGCTTTAAATGGTACTGCTGGAATTAATAGTATCGTTAGTATCTCACCTAATTGGCAAATAAATGCTAACAGCAAACCCTTTTTAAATATCTCTAATAATGATCTGCCTTTAACTCTAAATATTTATGGTCTTAGTTTCAAAACTGATATTAACATTGGAGATAGCCTGGAAAAAAGTGTTGTTTCAAAATTAAGAAAAGCTACTAATGAACTTGATTCTAAAATACAATCTTTTGATCTTAGATCATTAGTAGAAAAATATTGGCTTAAATTTAAAGAACCTATACTTGTAAATCCTGAATATAATCTTTGGTTAACAGTTAACCCTAAATCAGCAAGATATTCAAATCTTGTAACTACACAAGATCAACTAGGAATTAAGGTTGGAACAGATACTGATCTTCATCTTTATTTTGGAGAAAAGCCTTCTCCTGTTAACCTTACTACACTTCCGAGTATGAACTTTGGTTTTGTTAATGATTCTTTTAATATTATTTTACCTGTTTCAGCCTCATATAAAAGCTTAAATGAAATTATAAATAAAAATCTAGATAACAAAGAGTTTAAAATTTTTTCTGGAGTTTCTTCTATCGTAAAAAATATAACTTTATCGTCTGAAACTTCAACTCTTAACGCTGTTACTGATTTTAGTTTAAATATTTTTGGCTTTTTAAATCCCACTGGAACTATAAAAGCTAATGTTAAGCCAAGTTTTGATCAAAATACAGGAACTTTAGTTGGTAATAATTTTGACTATTCCCTTGAAACTAATAGTTTTATTCTTAAATTTGTTAACTCTATATTTAAAAATAAAATAAAGGAAACTATTCAAAATAAATATTTATCTTTTAATTCTACATCTGAAATTAAACTTGCACAAAATTATTTGCAACAGAAGGTTGAAAATATTGAATTAGAAAAAAATGTACATCTAAAATCATCTATTAATACATTTAAAATCATAAATTTAGATATAAATAATGATTTTATATCTATTACATTTAATACAACTGGAAAATCTAGTTTAGAAATTTCTGAGTAA
- the hutH gene encoding histidine ammonia-lyase, whose protein sequence is MELLIGNKRLTLEDLINVTRNGYEVKISEEAKEKVAIARKLVDDYIEEGKISYGITTGFGKFSDTVISKEETATLQRNLIISHACGVGNPLAIDQVRGIMLLRVNNLIQGHSGIRQKVLDLLVEMINKGVTPYIPEKGSLGASGDLAPLSHMVLVMLGLGKAYYKGELYEGEEALKKAKVKPIKSLSSKEGLALINGTQVMTSIGAHAIYDAINLMKHLDIAASLSMEALNGIICAFDPKIQEVRGHLGQINTAKNINKILKNSTSITKQGELRVQDPYALRCTPQVHGASKDALNYIREKVEIEMNAVTDNPIIFPNENEVLSGGNFHGQPMALPFDFLGIALAEMANISERRLERLVNPSLNNGLPAFLVENGGVNSGFMIVQYSAASLVSENKVLAHPASVDSIPSSANQEDHVSMGTIAARKANEILGNVRKVVAMEILAACQGIDLRDVKRLGKGTNEAHTLVREIVEFYDKDRVMYIDIEKVEELIKTNKIIEKVEENVGKLKM, encoded by the coding sequence TTGGAACTACTAATAGGAAACAAAAGACTAACTTTAGAGGATTTAATTAATGTAACAAGAAATGGTTATGAAGTAAAAATTTCAGAAGAGGCTAAAGAAAAAGTTGCCATTGCAAGAAAATTAGTTGATGACTACATAGAAGAGGGAAAAATATCTTATGGAATAACGACGGGATTTGGAAAATTTTCAGATACAGTTATTTCTAAAGAGGAAACTGCAACTTTACAGCGAAATTTAATAATAAGTCATGCTTGTGGCGTTGGAAATCCACTAGCAATAGATCAAGTTAGAGGAATAATGTTATTAAGAGTTAATAATTTAATTCAAGGACATTCTGGAATACGTCAGAAAGTTTTAGATCTATTGGTAGAGATGATTAATAAAGGTGTGACTCCTTATATACCTGAAAAAGGATCATTAGGTGCATCGGGAGACTTAGCTCCACTATCTCATATGGTTTTAGTTATGCTTGGTTTAGGAAAAGCATATTATAAAGGCGAGCTTTATGAAGGTGAAGAAGCTTTAAAGAAAGCTAAAGTCAAACCTATAAAAAGTTTATCTTCTAAAGAAGGATTGGCTCTTATTAATGGAACACAAGTTATGACATCTATTGGAGCTCACGCTATATATGATGCAATAAATTTAATGAAACATTTAGATATTGCAGCAAGTTTATCTATGGAAGCATTAAATGGAATAATTTGTGCTTTTGATCCAAAAATTCAAGAAGTTAGAGGACACTTAGGTCAAATTAATACTGCAAAAAATATAAATAAAATTTTAAAAAATAGTACATCAATAACAAAACAGGGAGAATTAAGAGTTCAAGACCCGTATGCATTAAGATGTACACCTCAAGTTCATGGAGCAAGTAAAGATGCTTTAAATTATATAAGAGAAAAAGTAGAAATAGAAATGAATGCAGTTACAGATAATCCTATTATTTTTCCAAATGAGAATGAGGTATTATCAGGTGGAAATTTCCATGGGCAGCCAATGGCATTACCATTTGATTTTTTGGGAATAGCTTTAGCTGAAATGGCTAATATATCTGAGAGAAGATTAGAAAGATTGGTTAATCCATCTTTAAATAATGGATTACCTGCATTTTTAGTTGAAAATGGAGGAGTAAACTCTGGATTTATGATAGTTCAGTATAGTGCAGCCTCATTAGTTTCTGAAAATAAAGTTTTAGCTCATCCTGCTTCAGTTGACTCTATACCATCGTCAGCTAATCAAGAGGACCATGTATCAATGGGAACTATAGCGGCAAGAAAAGCCAATGAAATTTTAGGAAATGTAAGAAAAGTTGTTGCAATGGAGATTTTAGCTGCATGCCAAGGAATAGATTTAAGAGATGTTAAAAGATTAGGAAAAGGGACAAATGAAGCTCATACTTTAGTAAGGGAAATCGTAGAATTTTATGATAAAGATAGAGTTATGTATATAGATATTGAAAAAGTTGAAGAGTTAATAAAAACTAATAAAATAATTGAAAAAGTTGAAGAAAATGTAGGAAAGTTAAAAATGTAA